The Alkalihalophilus pseudofirmus nucleotide sequence TATGCGGCTTATTGTATGTCCCATTATTACCGAACGCTGCATAAGCTCCTGCAAGATCCATCGTAGAAAACCCAGTATTAAAACCGCCAAGTCCATATGATTCAGGCATTGGCTCTTGATCAATTGGAATTCCTAGGCCTTGAGCAAAATTAGCTGCACGATCCACTCCAACTTCCTGCAACGCTTTAACTGCTGGAACGTTTCGTGAGCGAGCCAGCGCACGGCGCATAGACATGGCACCTTCGTATGTACCGCCAAAGTTACCGAATTCTGTTCCATTACTGTACGTGTGCGCCTCATCTACTAGAACTTTTGCAGTAGACCATTGCAGGTATTCAATAGCCGGGCCGTAATCTAGGATCGGTTTAATTGTAGAACCGGGCTGTCTCTCAATTTCAGTAGCATAGTTTAAGCCGCGCTGAATGCCTGTATCTTCCAATCCGCTTCCTATAGCTCGAATTTCACCAGTTTTTGTATCAAGCAGCGTAATCCCTGCTTGGAAAAAATCATTATCAGGATAATTTGCAATAAAGTCGTTTGTTTGAAGTACCCGTTCTACATGCTCTTGTGCTTCAACATCTAAGGTTGTGTAAACTCGTAATCCTGAATGGTATAAATCGTGAATAGAAATCCCATCCATAGCTTCAATTTCAGAAACGATCTGATTGTAGAAGGCTTCATATGGATAGGCTTCACGCTTTCCCGAAGGATTTAATTGGTCTTCAATTGGAATAGCTTTAGCTTGAGCTGCTTCTTCACTTGTTACTTTGCCGTGCTGCTCCATTAAAGAAATTACTAAGTTTCTGCGGCTTTCTGCAGCTTCAGGGTTTTGAGTGGGATCATAGAAGCTTGGACGTCTTGGGATCCCTGCTAATAATGCAGCATCTGCTAAAGTTAAATCTTGAATCGATTTATTGAAGTAGCTTTGAGATGCAGCTTCAACACCCCAGCCTCCAGAGCCGAGATAGATTTGGTTCATGTACATTTCAAGAATTTGATCTTTTGAATATTTTTGTTCAAGTTTAACAGCTAAATACTGTTCTTGGACTTTTCGTGTTAATTGCTTCTGCTCATTTAAGAATAAATTCTTAACAAGCTGCTGGGTAATGGTACTAGCTCCCTCAGCTCCGAAACCATCTGTTACGTTGGCGGCTAAGGCTCCAAACATACGTCTGACATCGATACCAAAATGATCATAGAAGCGAATATCTTCAACGGCAATAAAGGCATCTTCTAGTACTTGCGGTGCATCTTGAATACTAATATTGATTCTTCGTTCTGAGGAATCAAGCTGGGAAACAAATTCATCATTTTTATCATGGATGATTAATGCTTGAGATAACTGCAAACGTTCTTCATCAAGCGGCGGGGCCCCTTGAATCATCACAAAGGCGGTTATTCCTCCGCCAAGAATCGCTAGAATCCCTAGCGTCATAATCGCAATTACAATTTTTTTAAACAAACCTTTTCTAGGCTTTTTATCTTTTTTCTTTGTTTGACGTGCTTGACGACGGCCAGCTCGTGTGTTTTGTTCTTCTGACATCGCAATCTTCCTTTCTATGCATGTTAACCTTCTGCATGTTAACCTTATGCAACTTAACTCTTTTCACTTAAACCAGTTTTGCACTTGCTGCTTTTTACGAGAAGTAAACTTCATCAACGATTGGCAGGTAATCAATTCGTGGATGATATCCTATTTTAATCAAATGTCCATATCTTTCAACATCGGACTTTCGTATTGATTTTCTTGAATCAGCCATTTGTTCATAAAATTTAATTAAATGCGTGGCATCTAATAAATACACTTCGTCTGTAGTTGAAAAGCGTAATAGTATAAAACAGATGCCTTGTTGTGTTAATACTTCTTTCATATGTTTCACTTGGTGATCGTGAAAATTTTTC carries:
- a CDS encoding PBP1A family penicillin-binding protein, with product MSEEQNTRAGRRQARQTKKKDKKPRKGLFKKIVIAIMTLGILAILGGGITAFVMIQGAPPLDEERLQLSQALIIHDKNDEFVSQLDSSERRINISIQDAPQVLEDAFIAVEDIRFYDHFGIDVRRMFGALAANVTDGFGAEGASTITQQLVKNLFLNEQKQLTRKVQEQYLAVKLEQKYSKDQILEMYMNQIYLGSGGWGVEAASQSYFNKSIQDLTLADAALLAGIPRRPSFYDPTQNPEAAESRRNLVISLMEQHGKVTSEEAAQAKAIPIEDQLNPSGKREAYPYEAFYNQIVSEIEAMDGISIHDLYHSGLRVYTTLDVEAQEHVERVLQTNDFIANYPDNDFFQAGITLLDTKTGEIRAIGSGLEDTGIQRGLNYATEIERQPGSTIKPILDYGPAIEYLQWSTAKVLVDEAHTYSNGTEFGNFGGTYEGAMSMRRALARSRNVPAVKALQEVGVDRAANFAQGLGIPIDQEPMPESYGLGGFNTGFSTMDLAGAYAAFGNNGTYNKPHTVRKIVFPDGREINTSPEPTSAMSDYTAYMVTDMLKTAVTDGTGTTANIPGLPMAGKTGTTNFAQDTRTKFNIPRDGVPDVWFSGYTTNYTAAVWAGFTKYDEGNYLQSQEDRRLAQRIFKAVMEEVSSNIETPDFTQPNSVVRIGVERSTGLLPSEFTPRSEIVEELFVRGNEPTRVSEEFIRLQAPTNMTAGYDEGSNQVIVSWDYPSNQRDAVTFDLQLSVNGSSPQTVAQGSDMQFILSDVEPGATYRFTVTAVSNDNSSLRSDPASAEVTITGAEEEEELEEEPIEEEETEEPLNPDDENEEENNQGDEGNNNGNNNGNNGNNGNGNGNGNGNNNDGSGNEETPPAPEEPGDDEEVETNSSSTREEEDE